The Mucilaginibacter sp. PAMB04168 genome contains the following window.
ACCGGAATGGAAGCACGAGCACTGGGTTATACCAATGTTTATGCGCCTATTCTGGATGTGGCGCGCGATCAGCGCTGGGGGCGCTTGGAGGAAGTATTTGGTGAGGATCCGTACTTGGTTGCACGTCTAGGTGTAGAAATGGCAACCGGGATGCAACACAATAACCAAATAGCTGCTACAGCTAAACATTTTGCCGTTTACAGTGCCAATAAAGGAGCTAGAGAAGGATTGGCACGAACTGACCCACAGATTGCGCCTCGTGAAGTTGAAAACATTTTGCTTTACCCGTTTAAAAAAGTAATCAAGGAAGCTGGAATAATGGGAGTCATGAGCTCTTATAACGATTACGATGGCATACCTGTGTCGGGAAGTAGTTATTGGCTTATTCAGCGATTAAGGCAAGAAATGGGCTTCAAAGGTTATGTGGTCAGTGACAGTGATGCTCTGGAGTATTTGTATCGTAAACACCATGTTGCTGCTAATCTTAAAGAAGCCGTTTATCAAGCATTTATGGCAGGAATGAACGTGCGGACGACTTTCAAAGAGCCTGACAGTATCATACTCTATGCCCGTGAATTAGTGAAAGAAGGACGCCTTCCTATAGATACGCTGAATAGCAGGGTACGGGATGTATTACGCGTCAAGTTCAAGCTGGGTTTATTTGACCACCCATATGTGTTAAACGCAAAAGCTTCTGCTCTTCTTGTCAATAGTAAAGGCAACCAGGCTGTTGCTTTAAGAGCATCTAAAGAAAGCATTGTCCTCCTAAAGAACCGCAACCGGGTACTTCCATTGGCTAAACAGCAAAAAGTTGCAGTAATTGGTCCAAACGCGGCTAATGATGCCTATGCGCACGGCCACTACGGTCCCCTTAAGTCAGAAAGTACAAATATTCTGCAAGGAATTATTGCTAAAATAGGCAGGGCTAATGTTTCTTACGCTCAAGGCTGTACCTTGGTGGACAAGCACTGGCCCGAAAGTGAGATCATGCCGGTAGACCCAACAGCTGCTGAACAGGCCGCCATAGATAGCGCCGTTCAAGTGGCCCGTCAGGCTGATGTTGCCGTTGTTGCATTGGGTGGCAATACTTTAACTGCCGGTGAAAATAAAAGTCGAACCAGTCTGGATCTACCCGGATTTCAGTTGCGATTGGTCAAAGCTATCAAAGCGTCAGGCAAGCCGGTTGTAGTGGTATTGATTGGTTCTCAGCCGATGACAATCAATTGGATTGACCAACAGATTGACGGAATAATATATGCTGGATACCCCGGCGCTCAGGGAGGTGCCGCTATCGCAGATGTATTATTCGGAGACTACAACCCAGGCGGCAAGCTTACGCTAACCTTTCCTAAATCTGTAGGACAGCTGCCCTTAAATTTTCCTGCTAAACCTAATTCTCAAACTGATGAAGGAGAATTGGCTAAAGTTAAAGGCTTACTGTACCCGTTTGGCTTTGGCTTGAGCTATACCTCATTTGTATATAAAGACCTGAAATTAACAAATAACCTGCGTGGCGACGAAGGGCAGGTAACTGTTTCGTTTACAATTACCAACAATGGCAAAGTGAGCGGCGACGAGATACCGCAGTTGTACATACGCGACTTGTTGAGTTCGGTTACAACTTACGAGAAAGTACTTCGGGGCTTTGACCGGATTACGCTTAAGCCGGGAGAAAGCAAGCCGGTTAGTTTTTCCCTTGTTGCAGATGATCTCAAACTTTTCAACCGAGAAATGAAATATGTGCTTGAACCCGGGGACTTCAAGGTTATGGTCGGCAGTTCTTCTCAGGATATTCGACTGGAAGGAAAGTTCACGATCCAATAGCTAACATAAAAATCATTCATAAAGCTATAACCAGCCATTTTTAACAACATAGTATTAGTTGCGCCAATAACCAATAAATAACCAACAATTATGAACATGACGAATGCTCCAGTAAACCAATTTAAACCATTATGAAAAAAATTCTACATTCTCATATTGATGCCTACCGACGGGGCAGTTGTTTAAGATTCCTTGTCTTCTTCCTCTTGCTCAATTCCGGTTTCTATAGTGCATTTGCACAGGTTCGGAAGATTTCGGGCGCTGTGACAGGCGCTAAAGGCGAACCTTTAACAGGGGTTACAGTGAAAGTTAAGAACGGACCAGCCGGTACAGTCACCGATGTACAAGGTAGGTTCACGATCAATGTGCCAAATCCACAAGCTACATTGGTTTTCAGTTACATCGGTTTTGTAACACAAGAACAAGCTATTGGTAACCGCGAACAGATCACAGTTGCCTTAGTGGAACAAAAGTCTGACCTGAATGAAGTTGTTGTCATCGGCTACGGAACGGCCCGGAAAAAGGATTTGACAGGGTCAGTTGGACAAGTTCCCGTTACTGACATGACCAAAGCACCTGTCCGGTCAATTGATGAATCGCTTGCTGGACGTGTGGCCGGTGTGCAAATTAACTCTAGTGATGGTCAGCCCGGCTCGCAAGCGAATATCGTAATTCGTGGCCCTAATTCCATCACTCAGGATAATTCGCCTTTATATGTGGTTGACGGTTTTCCAATTGAGGGGTTCAACCTGAATACCTTTAACCCACAGGATATCCAATCAATTGAAGTACTTAAAGATGCGTCTTCAACAGCAATCTATGGAGCTCGTGGTGCTAATGGCGTCGTTATCATCAACACTAAAAAAGGTGTTACCGGTACGCCTAAAATTAACTTCACTACAACTCAAAGCTACAATGCCAACATCAAAAGGATGAAGTTAATGAATGCCTACGATTTCCTGTCCTACAACCTGGAACGTGACGGTACTTTAGGCAATGCTTTGAACCCGACACCCACCTACATTTATCTGACTCAGCCGAACAGGACTCTTGCAGATT
Protein-coding sequences here:
- a CDS encoding glycoside hydrolase family 3 N-terminal domain-containing protein, which encodes MTRTLLRVILLFLLFTSIAFRPKPNIYKKGWIDLNKNGKKDLYEDSEQPIEQRLDNLIAQMNLNEKTCQMATLYGYDRILKDSLPTPAWKEKIWKDGIANIDEHLNGFVNWDKISSSPYVTDIEKHVWAMNEAQRFFIEQTRLGIPADFTDEGIRGVEAYQATAFPTQLNMGMTWDKELVRQEGLITGMEARALGYTNVYAPILDVARDQRWGRLEEVFGEDPYLVARLGVEMATGMQHNNQIAATAKHFAVYSANKGAREGLARTDPQIAPREVENILLYPFKKVIKEAGIMGVMSSYNDYDGIPVSGSSYWLIQRLRQEMGFKGYVVSDSDALEYLYRKHHVAANLKEAVYQAFMAGMNVRTTFKEPDSIILYARELVKEGRLPIDTLNSRVRDVLRVKFKLGLFDHPYVLNAKASALLVNSKGNQAVALRASKESIVLLKNRNRVLPLAKQQKVAVIGPNAANDAYAHGHYGPLKSESTNILQGIIAKIGRANVSYAQGCTLVDKHWPESEIMPVDPTAAEQAAIDSAVQVARQADVAVVALGGNTLTAGENKSRTSLDLPGFQLRLVKAIKASGKPVVVVLIGSQPMTINWIDQQIDGIIYAGYPGAQGGAAIADVLFGDYNPGGKLTLTFPKSVGQLPLNFPAKPNSQTDEGELAKVKGLLYPFGFGLSYTSFVYKDLKLTNNLRGDEGQVTVSFTITNNGKVSGDEIPQLYIRDLLSSVTTYEKVLRGFDRITLKPGESKPVSFSLVADDLKLFNREMKYVLEPGDFKVMVGSSSQDIRLEGKFTIQ